The nucleotide sequence GGCAAGCTAGAGATGGTGGCCCTGATGAAACTCTGGGAGACACACATGCACAGTGACCTGGCCTGGCGTCCTGGCTGCGGTGCTGCACGGGCTTCGCGCCATACATGCCATACAGCTGGCAGCGCTCATGAAGCCTCTCAGACCAGTCCCTTGTGCACCACATCTATTGCATGTGTACCAGCAAGCTGTAAAAGCCCAGGCACCTTCCTGAAATGTAACTAACTCATTGCACACATGTTGTGGCATCACGCCTTCGACCTGACCAGGATCTCCTGGCATGTGGCCACCAGAAGCTGTTGCTTCTGTTTGAATATCCAGAAGGCACAGACAAATTATTTAAGTCTTTAATTTTCAGCTAGGAACAGAGAAAGCCTCTTACACAGAACgggaaaaagaaggggaaagaatgATTTCATGTCCTCTAAAAAGGTGGTGGACCTTGTCAACCACCATCATCTTGAATAGCCCAGATCGTGATGGTCAATAAAATTCATTACTAGGAAATTACCTTCCCTAACAATAGGAATTTGCATGATTCAAAGAACTAACTTGAGGGATCGTAACAAAACAATCTGATGTAACTAAAAAAACAGTACAGAACATTTGCTGTGGACTGCACCAAACCATAGGAGTTTACCCTGCCTGGAACACAACAACTTTCTCCACAGTAAGTAGAAGAGGAAAGGTTTCCCATAtgaatgcaattaaaaataaatgtatcacACGATAAAAGCCAACTATACTTCAGAATTGGTataattacaaaatataaattatatgtGAATtgtataaattataaattataaacaTGCATTGGTTCTCAGAAACTGAGTGTAGTGACACAAAATAGACCTTTGGGCTTCTTGTTCTGCAAAAACCATTACTCTCTCACTACATTACTAACCAGAAGACAAATAAATATTAGACTGAAGTTTTTCATAATCGTAGCAGTAAGTTGACCTTCTGGCAGACTGCAGAAGAATCAACTCTCATTATTTCAGAAGTACATTTTCACATCTTTATTGCTAGCCACATAAATTAGGGCCTGATACTACATACTTACACACAAGGGAGATGTCTTACTAGCTTACGAGTCTTACTTGACTGTCTATAACTAGAACACTCtgttaaaactgttttattgAATTTCTTAAATTATCTTACATATATCTGAGAAAGCTTCCGGGGGGGTGGATCCCTAAAATATGGAGACCTACAAGAGACTATTTTTTGAtgtataaaatgaaaacatgtatgtaagttttattttttgcccAGTATATTTCCAAGAAGTCTGCTCAACAGTAGAAGCATATTTCATGTGAAACTCAAAAGCTGTTGGGCTCTAACAAAGCAGTCCTTATTTAGGGATTCCAAGACAACCTCTTAAGTATCAATGAGTTTTTCTAAACAAGCCAAGTTTGAAATTTCTATCTTTGGTCATTATCTAAGCATCAAATTTCTTAATAAAACCTCTGAGAAATTTGTTGGAAGGTTTTTATCCTCATATAAAGAAATCTACTAATTTCACTCTAGAAATCTTTGGCCTGAGACAGGGGATGAAAAGCACAATCTTAAAAGGATTTTgtatgagaaaagaaaagaatgactGACAGACAGAGATTACAGTGCAAAACAGATTTCCAATTTTTAAAGTGGCAGGGACTGCAACACAACCACCTGCTGTGGTACCAGAGAAGAGAGCAGTTAAAAGCTGGTTTCATTGTCCTGTTGTGGAAACACAGTTGATTTCTGTCCACTTGCATATCTTCAAGCAAATATGAAGATAATATCCAGTTTCTCTTAAGTTtattcaagtaaaaaaaatatatacttatcTTTGgactttattttctgctatGTTACTGGACAGACAACCGTACATAGCATTTAGCATCATTAAAGCACTGCAGAAACATCAGTTACTGTAACCCTTCGTGCCTTCCTTTGAAATAAGTAACCCCATGTGCCATTAAAAAATAACCAGTTACTGAAAGGCCACCTTGACCATCTCCCATAGTTCTACGATAAATACTGCAGAGAAGTACTTATGCTCTAGCATGAGAGATGTTTACTTCTTATTGACAAGTGGTTTTGGAAGCAGGTACTACCACCCTCATTGTAACACAAGGACAAGAGATGCAGAGTTGGATCCCCAGCTGTATTCAACACAGCTGCCATGACTGCAGAGAAATTACGGTGAGGTATGTGGCCATGGAGATTTGTGGCCAGCTGcagtaaaaatacaaatttccaTTACTTTCTAGACTTTTAGGATTGGATCTTTAGACATCCATAGCCCAATATTCTGAAGGGCTGAATGCCTCTGACTCATAGGGAATAGACAGTTGTGACTTTTGTTCTCCAAAGGAGTCATCTGTAGACATTGTCAATCTAACATTAATAGCCAAAATAAATagccaaaaaaagcaaagtttgtCTCAGCGGTTAAAGGCCACAGGGAGAATTGGCAACAGAGCCAGGGAGGGTTGCAGGTGTGCCATACACCCCAGCTCCTGCGCAGCACCCAACCCTGCCAAAGCCTGGAATTCTCCCTTGGGTGCTTCCTGCACACCAACCACATGCGAAAGGAGAACAAGGATAGATGGTGAGAGTGGTGAGGATGAGGGCTGATACTAACATGCACCGCATCACATAGATGGAGTTCAAGAGGGCAGACTTACAACTACATCGATTTAGAAGAGTCAAAAGCAGCCAGAGtcccattttttgttttgttttgtttgtttgttttctccctaaTTTCTGTTCATATTATTTGCCAAGCTTGCAATACATTTCTTATAAAgtgagtttgttgttgttttttttttaaaaagaaaccccGTAAAAAACACTCTTGCTAAAAAGGTTCATTGTGTATGACTGCATATGACCAGTTGGGGCAAAATAGTTGCCTGCTGGAAAGCAAGGCAACAGGGCCCTACTGCTCCTGGCACTTCAGCACGGGTACAGCTCTACCTGGCAGAGTTAGTGCATCCTTATGAGCTGGCCAGGTCACAGTCTACTTAGAGCACATGCTCAGGCATCCCTACGCAAAGAAAAGCCAGGATACATAGTGTACTGGGCAAAGCCTTTTAAATAAGTTAATCCTCATAAGATTTATAGTTTAAGCTCTAAAGTAGTTCTGGAGCTTCCTTCTTGATCAATTTGTTGCATCTACACAGCCAAAGAAAGGAGTGCCTGTAGTTCATGCCACTTTATCCAGCTTTTGGGTAAAGACCCCCAGCTAATATCTGGGCATACAGGCTCCTTAAATGCCTGGATTGGCATTCTGGCTCTTAGGTTGCCCTAACATCCAGATACTAAACTTCTACTGCTTTTGGTACACCCACTGGACACCTAAACTGGCTCAAGCAATAAGAAGTGCACACGGAAAAGGCAcatcttccttctgctctgtaGATATTAATCTCTGAGAGAAGTTATCCTGCACTCAAACTGAgaagttaataaaaatagaCAGAAAAGCATTGCTTTCACAGACTTTGTAGCTATGCACGTGTGCACTACTTTTATAAAACATTATCCTTCAAACCACTGAAACAAATTGCTATTTTCTGGAGAGAGCTACATTAACTTCAGACAGCATTTAAAGAACTAAACAAGCTGgaatttgttttataatataAATGGTGACCTTATGTCTTTTAGCGTATTCTGGGCAAGATACTGCCTTCAGCTGCATTCCTTTAACAGAGGGAAGAACCTGGCAATTTCATTAACGCAGCAGTACTAACGAAAAACCATGAGACACCTTCATTTCACTGGGCGTTTTAGCAAAAACTACAAACGAAAGAGGAAGttgacaaagaaagaaattgggCTAGCAGAAGGTGTATTGAAGAccacaaaacatgaaaaaaaaaagtttaacatgCAAAGGGTATCATTACTTGCTGGTTATGGTTAAAGAGACTGTACAGCTCCTGTATCTTTGTCCTTGAGGGCTTCCTTAAAGTAAGACTCTCAACTGAAAGTTCCTCAATAAGCTGGAAATGGCAGGTAAATGTATGTAGAAAATGGCAGGTAAAAATGTAGGTAGAAAAATAGTGTAAAGCCGAGGGCTAGATACTTTAATCTGTCACAAGTGCCCCCAAGCACAACCAttactgctgttaaagaaaacacatacagaaaacattCTCTACTTATTATAAATCGTAGTTGTCTGCATTGCactctgtatttaaaatgtactgACTACCTTTCTGCTTCCCTTAGAAGCCACGGATGGAGAATAAATATAACCTTTCAAACTGGCGAGTGCTGCCTGCCCTCCAGTCACGACTAGTAGCAAAGTCAGATAGCATTTATAAGAGAAATtgattaaaaagtaaaacagacAACATCATTTAAGGCCTTTGTCCCTGCTAGTCTGCTCAACAGACTacactttcttaaaataagaaaatctacCACTTCTGTTACAGTTAACAGAGGGGGAAGTTAAACAAAAAAGGTCACATTTATGGCTGCCAAGAAGGCAAAGTTCCTGAGGCTCAGCCAAACGCAACAGAAAAGACGTTCTTTGCAGCATTCTTCTGGTGCTTCGCATTGCATGCATGGAGGAGGGTAGGACCAAGGAGGAAAAGCCTGACATGATGCTCAGGTTGAGCATCCCATTTAAAACTTGCAGCCCTTTTGCAAAGGGTTTGGAATTACAACTGATTAAACAGTGCAAACTCGTATCAGTTCCCACACATATAAAATGCACTGCAAGTCCAGAACAAAAGATGCTGCTGGCCAGGGTTTTGAGGAGCACCAGCCattaaggaaataaatgcatgtaGCAGAGTCTGAACTCAGCTACTGGGTGAGCCTGAAGTAACTCCAGCTCTTCAGGGAGGTTTCAGTGAATTTATACGGGTGTAACTGATACCAGGGTCTAAATCAGTTTAGTGGTGAGGcaccaaatgaaaacaaagggtGTATAAAATGACAGGCTTTCATATTCAGAGTAACTAAAAATGAGCGGTAACAAAGTTTGTTAACCTTGAGTGGGACAGAAGAAATATTCACCAATGGATGGAGCTTACATTTACACAGCATTTCTCAAGTATTCACTTCAGCAGGTCCGTAACGTTCAAGAGAGGGTTTTGGTTTAGCCTGTTCTGAGTAATGTTTTACAGGGTTCTTGCTGCTACCCCATgtaaactgctgaaaaaatatACTGACTGCCTGGAAAATAAATTGTGCATTATGTACTCAGTATATCCACACACGAGGTCACTGTATATACGCCCAGCCAAGATCCCAGTACTGCACAAAATAGGAGCCTTTCCTAAAACACCAGATTCCTAGTGACTTTACTACACCCACGTTACTGACAAAAGGCATGCCCAATAGCAGGGAAATATGCTTAGTCCTTGTATTTCAATGTAGGTACGTCTCATTTGATCTGAAAAAAGCATCTATTTTCCCAAGCTAGTCCAGTCTCTTAAGAGAGAGCTCTGTCTTACAAAtagttttgttggtttttacTTCTGTAATTGAGATCAGTAATATGaatcccattgatttcaatgcTGAAAGAAATGCCATGGCAGCCAGTTGACAGGAAACTgtcaatatattttcttaacagTTTTTTACCTCTAATGGGACACAAGCTAGCAGGCAGAAGACCTTTAGCAAGCTTTTCCCTCTCCCCGTTGTAAAATACCCAAAACTTTCTGAGAAATCCGACTGTCACCAAGAACCAACAGAAAGCATGACAGTAACAGTTGGGTCTGCAAAGGCAGAATAATACTGCAGGATCAACTTGTGCAGTTGATGGAAGGTGGCAATCTTCTAGCAATCTCAAGAGCTGGCTCATACTTAAGGGTATGAACTACCGATCGgcgtcctgtttttcttttagaaagcaaaaaacCTATACCGTATGTACTGCATTATTATCTAGAGTTTTTCCACACTGCAACTTGTAAGTGATAGAGTAGCCTGTAGAGAATAGGCACTTATCCCAAgaattggcaaaaaaaaagggagcaTTATTTGGTAGGTATGGCACCAAAATACAACCATTGTGCTTTCTCACAAACATACGCTGTACAGACAGAGGCTCAAACAGACGCAGAGTTAGGTTGCTGGCagactgtgttttttctttttgcttcgGCAAGATTTGCAAATGCAGCAGATGATGCATGGAGATGCCACAAGCAGCAAGGGAGAGGTCACCAATGCTATGATACCTAGTCCAACGAGGATCCCTACAACCTGAAAGACATAGCGgggaataatatatatttagctaatgtggaaaataaaatatgtgtgCATTCATAAGCATGGAGTAAGCCACAAAAATAGttgaaagcatgaaaataatCATCTTGGTCCTTCACTGAAGGGTAAAATCTCTGCTTAACAAATGCATGATTGCTCTGTTCAGCTGACTAGAAACACACCTGTGTCCTGTTCCACATCACTGAAGCACGTGAGTGGCCTAGCTTGTTTCTGCAAGGGCCTTTGTCGTAATGTCTTAAGAAGATGTCgttctaaaaaacaaaagaagaagcTGTAAGAGAAGGTTACAGTATGGGGACATGCAGGGACATGTTCAAGATTGGACTGGAAATACAACTTCCCTGACACTGCTGTAAAAttacctgctgctggcagggaaaTTCACCAACCTTCCAAATAATTATCTAGAAAACCTTCTTGCAATTCCAAAAAGTGTAGTGTATTTGGAATCCAAAATATTGTATAGCATCTTCCTTCCTCCACTTCTAAAAAGCTTTGGACAACTATATCTGCATTGCATTTATGACAAAATTACCTAGTCTGTAATTTGGTGATGCTAAAGGGGCCTGTAATCaagacatttctgaaagttAGCAGTCTCAGGTATCACCTTCCTAAGGTACTTCTACCCTCCGTTCTGCTGTCCCTTCAGGTCATTTTTCTTACTAGGCTTCACaggaaaattgaaaataaaatgaaataaataaaataaaatataaaataaacagaaatccctgtttctttttgtttttataaaaaaatagaaatcgccatttctttttgtttttcccaatattactaaaatatctattttttcttcagaagatgaCTAATGCTCCACATTACTCTACCCTtgccagctgtgctgtgacCTAATGCTGCTTCCTCTTTCATTCTTCAGCCTTACTCTTCAGCTCTGCAGGTATTACCCACATCTAAATCTGGATTTCCCTTAACCCTGCTCATTTAGAAAAACTACATTTGAATCGGACAGctacagtttcttttttctttgtcctctTGAACAGACTAAAACTTTGTAAGGACATGTCTGCAGAAAGGGAGAATCTGATGGTCTTCCAGTTCAGCAAAGTTTTAAGCATTCATTGTGTACTGTATGTACTCTGAGGCAAGCCACTAGTCTGATGTCGAAAAAGCACACTCCTGCATCCAAAAATGGGACATAACATTAAGTGAAACTTGCTAAGCAttctgagaaaaggaaggcTGAAGAATGAGGAAGTCTCATTGTTTGCTAGCTGAGgagtacaaaaaaaagaagaaaagtcgTGCatcttttgatattttatttcaagtgcTGGTAAAGTTATTTTCACATTCTCACCGGTGTTATTAATGACTGTGCCAAAAAGGGAAGCAGTCACATATACGAGTACATTACTTCTTGTACTCTTAATCCTACTAGAAAACTTAAGGTCCACAAAAGTTGAGACTAGTTGGTATCACTTGAGAAATAATTAGCCACCTGCGTTTCATAACCCATGTTGATAATGCAACAGTTTTACCCTCAAGCCTACTAAATAATCGCTCTCTTCAGCAACACAGCACTAGAGATGGACTAGCAAAGAAGACCAAGTTTATACAAGCTCTTAATGTACCCTCCCTTGAAACAACTGCCTTCACCCAGTACCGTACCATTTTTTGGACAGGCTGTGATCCTTGCAGTTGGAGCAACCACGAGAAACTTATTTCCCTGACTCTCAAACTATTTTTGGCTTCTGCATGGGAAGAGGGAATGAGTGAAAGGCAGTGCTATAATGGACCTCCAGAAAGTAACCAATCTGTCCCAGTTCCCTCAAAGACCTACCGTGGGACCTCTGGATATGGCTATAATCCTTTATGGAAGAAGGATAttgatataaataaaagcactgGATAGTACTTTTATTagtgagaagaaaagaatgaagtgAATGAAGTTCCTTTGACTAGTGGaaggggtccctgcccatggcagggggattggaattagatgatctttaaggtcctttccaacccaaagcattctgtgCTTCTAAGTTAGAAGCTGAAATGAGCCAGGAGATTCACTAGAACATCAAAGAGTTGTTGGGAAGCTTCTATGGGTTACCCCGGTTACCCTGTATCTATTTTTAATCTGCAGCACTTACATCCAAGTTCTGTAGACAGTACCAGCAAAATGTGTGTTTGCAGTTCTTGCACATCATCTGAGCACAGCCCTCGTTCCTCTCAATGTAGATCCGACAAACTGGGCACTGCTTAATTGGTGCCTCTGTCTCTGTTCCAATAAGTGATCTAGAAGAGTAAGGAAACATTAGagtgaaatgtaaatataattaTAGGTGATACTCAGATTCACTACCTAATGTGTATTGTACTTACTATTCAGAGCATCTAATGTTATTGTCTTAATGCACTTAATGTGAGGCTTATTATATTCAGAATACACCAAAGTATACTCAGTAATAAGTGAAGGATTTTATATCATGTAAAGTTGAAAGGCTATTCTCTTGGTCTTTCATGCTAAATAAAGCCAACACTGACTATACCCACCAACATATCACCTACAGCATTAAAAATCAGCACTTGGTAAGAGTGCTTCCACAACACATTAACAGAAGAACTGGGTTATGTAACTCATGGCATTGTCCTTGCCATGTCACAGAATAACTTAAACTCCACCAAAGCCAAGGATCAAACCTGGGCGAGAGAAATTATGGTGAGACATCTTTGGCAACTCATATCTGATGAAGTCTCTAGCAAGCAGAATCTTTAGGTTTTAAGTCTTTAATTTCTTACAAAAGGCAACAGAAAACTTTGAATATACATGACTGAACTTTATCtgattcagaaaacaaagatggaTGGCCACAGACATTATATAATCTAAACAAATaagtgttttccttctgtagaTTAATGCCTTATGCAACCTGACCTGTGGGTTATTTGCACCTACGTAAAATTAACTTAAATCATATTTCTCCCACCAAATGGGACACTGCACACCCACTCTTCATTGAAGTTAAGATTTTTCTATGTAGAAATTCTGTAAATATAAAGCAGAGGTAATTTCTTAATCACAATACAAGCAAAGTTTGGATCCCAGAATATTAGTGTACTGGATGTTTTGTACAGGTACATGTTATAATTCTACCATGCAAACAAGGTCTTTAGGAGGACTGAAAGCCCTGGTGGATTTCACCTTTCAGCAGTGTCAGTGGCATCCCAAAATTTGGTAAGTACCCAAATAAtattaagaatttttttaaaaagaaaatgtataatttaaaataatcattagATTGGAATTATATTTAGGGAACGCCAGCAGAGGTGGATAGTATCAGAGATGCACCTAAGAAACCAGATGGAAGCAGTTCCATGAAACTGACATTAGACACAGAGTGAGCACTTCAtgccaaaacaaaccaaaagatCACATGGCTCCTGTGGGTTCCTCTCTTACCCCTGCTCTGTTGGTACCAGAGTAGTTTGGTTTTCTGGGCACAGGCGCTGTGGGTGCCACGTCTCCTTGCAAGAGGAGCAGAACGTCAGGTGGCAAGCCGGACACTCCACTGGCACCGGCACTCCTGGCTCGCTCGGCCCAATACAGCACACTGTCTGGCAGTCAGCCGCAGGGCACCATGTTCTCTCGGGGTCCAAGTGGACTTCTGAGATGtaacagagacagaaataaaactggtCATATGGTCCCCTTCTTATTCCAGTGACATGTCTAGGTATGCAAGATCCAGTTCTGCATGGGCATGGGGAAGTTGAGGCCCTCTGCACTTGTGCTCATGGGCTTTTGAGCCTACTTTTCTGCAGGCAGGTCTGAAATGGTAttctgcaacagcagctgcacTGGAAGCATCACAATAACAGCAACATACTACAAGGGACATATTCTTTGCCTTTATAGGAGGGTACAAAAGATGAAGACAACTAATGCTTTCTGAGAAGCATGTAccattttgtctttcacatGTGGAAACCATGTCGCATCATTCATGTAAATAGCAGGAGAACTGTCATTAAATTAAGATCAAGTCATTTTCTGTACCTTATTTCCCCCACGCTCTTTTAAGTGATTAATATTCACCTTATTATATGATCAGTATTTGTCAGGTGTCCAATTATAACAATAGTCAATGTAAGTTCATGAGTGGAAACATTGGCACACGGTAGCAAATGATAAATGTTGATTCTTTCTCTTGCTCCCCAGCCTTCATCTGAGGACTTTGGACTTGCAGCAGAAACCCAGATGAATCACATCCACTGTTAGGGTTGTCCACTGTGTGTTCACTTCACACTGCTCAAGTCAATGCAGCCCAGCCAAACACTCCCACCCTGcatctcctccctccctggGAGCTCTCTGGGACCACCAATGAAAATGGATGGGGGGAATGCCTCAGTAAAGCACGGAAATCCCTGACTGTGAGATCTCAAAAGCCATTACAGAGTTCTTCTCTACTTCCAGCaggtaaaagcaaacaaaaggcCACACAAGGGCCCCTGACATATGTTCTCTGCCAAATTTTGCTGAAACAGTTGAAGGCATTTCCTGCTGTGTACACTCCTGTCTGCATTGCTTCTTTACAGGAGGTTGCTGGTAGCTCACATTGCAGGGGGCTGGTGGATGGATATCTAGCAGATGCTCCAGCCAGCATGATAAACAATGGTATCAATTCAGCATCCAGACATCTAGAAACTAGAAACCATACAACTAGAATTGTGTTCAAAGAAGTAAAACAGTAGATACAtaaacagtagaaaaataaaacgtAAGCAGTAAATAGATAAAAGTACACATCAACGCCTGGGGAAGACATCCCACAACCTTCATAACCTAATGTACTTTAGAAACTGAGTTCTTTTCCAGTATGTCAAACATCTGTGTTCGACTTGAAAACTTCCAGCTTCTTCACAGCtggcctgtgcgaacctcatgaagttcagcaaggccaagcaCGAGGTCCcgcacctgggttggggcaatcccaagcacaaatacaggctcagcagagaatggattgagagcagccctgaggagaaggacctgggggtgctgagggaggtgattctccctgtCTATTCTAGTGAGcacccacctggagcactgcattcagctccggggaccccagcacaagaaggacgtggacatatcagaacaagtccagagaagggccacaaagatgatgaagggctggagcacctctcctatgaagacaggctgagggagttggggttgttcagcctggagaagagaaggctccggggaggcCTTAttgcggccttccagtgcctaaagggggcctgcaggaaagctggggagggactctttgtcagggagtgcagtgacaggacaaggggtaatggctttaaactaaaagtgggTAGGTTTAtgttagatataaggaagaaattcttcactcagagggtggtgaggcactggcacaggctgcccagagaagctgtggatgccccatccctggaggtgttcaagaccaggttggatgaggccctgagcaacctgatctagtgggaggtgtccctgcccatggcaggggggttggaattagatcaTCTCTAAGGttccttccaatccaaaccattctatgattcaaagctatgggaaaacaaacaaacaaaaacccttacAGGCAATCTCCCTCCCTGACTGAAACAAACTAACTTCAGCCTAATCCACTGGTAGCTCAGAGTTTCCTGATAGTTTTGGAGGTGTCTTTTGGGGTGAACAGTAAACCCACACCAAAATACAACTTGGTTTATCCTAAAACTATTCACACATTCAGGGTGATTCTTGACAGATACTTAGAGAAGAAGCCATTTTTAAATGATCATGTTAGCAAAGCCACCAGCAGAGGAGTAACCACTAACaccttttttctatttaatatttGAGAGCAAGCGTATAGGAGAGAATTTCATTCAACTCCTCTGCTCAAGACAAGCTGAGACCCCTTCTTTTCTGAAGGTGTCCTCTGGGTCAGGCTATCATATAGTCCTGTGTTTGGCTTTCAGTTTCCATTGATGCTACTACAATCTGGATGCACAGTGGTGGCAGGGACAATACTCACCTGGGCCATGATCTGACTACCAGGCAAGGCAGTCAAGAGACATGAGTTTGAACCTCTTTCAACAAAGACTAGCATGTAGTCTCCCATATTTAAAGTAGGCATATTGGTCACTGTCATATGGGACACTAAGTCAGGGGCTTTGCTACATTCATCTATTTTCCATCCCTCCATGTAGTTATTGCAACTACAGGTAATATATTAATCTGTGTCAGAGTCCTCTGACAGATGTGGAGACTTTCCGCATCCATAGCAAAGGCTTTAATCTATAATTTAGGCAGTGCCAGAAAAACACCTGTACCATCTACCTTCTTTTCCAGCCATTCCATGAATTTAGTTACCTTCTTTCCCCTTATTCTCTTACACGTGCTTCCTCTaccagcaaaagcaaacaaacattttgctttgaaCTGAATTAAAGCCAGAAAAAGACAGTTTGTAGCTTCATTTgtgaggagaagaaagagacagGGGTGGACAAGCCATCcaagcatttttaaatagcatcCTGCCTGAGAACTCATTATTTCTGTAGCTTCCTTCAGAGATGATGCTCTGAACTGGGTAAGACCATGCCCTGTTATTGACTATTGCATTTAAGTCTTCCCACGATAGGTTCCATATGTTTTCTGTTGATAAACAACagttaaaatgagaaaaaaactgcaGTTCCTGCAGATAGCATGCTCAACTTTGGAAACCTAAATTCTCATATCCTCGTTTTGGATGAAAGACAGGATGTCTGGTTTTGACATCCACTGGGCAAAGGGTTGTAAGTCTTACTGATTTTTACAAGTTTTTTGCAGTAAGATGTGATGCATAAAATGAAACTCCCTCCTCTCCCACTTCCTCCATTTTACAAAGAACCTACAGATGGTGTTTTGCAATCCATGCTGTCTCATACTGTTTGCTTTACCATGGAGTACAAGcgaaaccagaaaaaaaaataaaataaaaaggagcagccaaaaaaaggaaagaggctATCATTTTACTCTGACAAGATGTTCAGTCTTTTGGTTAGGGCTATTTCTCTCTTGAGCCTTTTCCCTGCTTCCTCACAGCCAGTTCAGCCACGCTCATTCTACTCTCAGGAGGAAAGCTTCCCCAGACCGTGACAGTAAGAGGCAGGGATCTGGCCAGCTTTCACAAAACGCACAAGCAAGCAGGTGAGATGTGTGATGCAAACAGGGGAAATGCAGCACTCTGAAGAACGAAGAATTTCTGGCTTAGACGAGGTACCTACCGAAAAGGTGGCCCCGTGCACTCCACAAAATATTAGGAACACCTGTCTTTTAATGCACTGCTTTTCAGTCAGGCATAAAAAGGA is from Anser cygnoides isolate HZ-2024a breed goose chromosome 2, Taihu_goose_T2T_genome, whole genome shotgun sequence and encodes:
- the RNF144B gene encoding E3 ubiquitin-protein ligase RNF144B isoform X1, which codes for MGSAGKACPLTMTADKSEAGELALEPLLTCKLCLCEYSLDKMTTLQECSCIFCTSCLKQYMQLAIQEGCGSPITCPDMVCLNHGTLQEAEIACLVPVDQFQLYKRLKFEREVHLDPERTWCPAADCQTVCCIGPSEPGVPVPVECPACHLTFCSSCKETWHPQRLCPENQTTLVPTEQGSLIGTETEAPIKQCPVCRIYIERNEGCAQMMCKNCKHTFCWYCLQNLDNDIFLRHYDKGPCRNKLGHSRASVMWNRTQVVGILVGLGIIALVTSPLLLVASPCIICCICKSCRSKKKKHSLPAT
- the RNF144B gene encoding E3 ubiquitin-protein ligase RNF144B isoform X2; amino-acid sequence: MQLAIQEGCGSPITCPDMVCLNHGTLQEAEIACLVPVDQFQLYKRLKFEREVHLDPERTWCPAADCQTVCCIGPSEPGVPVPVECPACHLTFCSSCKETWHPQRLCPENQTTLVPTEQGSLIGTETEAPIKQCPVCRIYIERNEGCAQMMCKNCKHTFCWYCLQNLDNDIFLRHYDKGPCRNKLGHSRASVMWNRTQVVGILVGLGIIALVTSPLLLVASPCIICCICKSCRSKKKKHSLPAT